The Coriobacteriia bacterium region CAGTGGCAATCGGCATCGCCGAGAACTTCGGCACGCTGGAGCGCGACAAGCAAGCCGATATCGCGGTGTTCGCGCTAGGCGGTGTGGACGATCCCGAGGAGGCCATAGTTAACGGCGCAGGCGGGGCCACCCTGCGAGCACTCGCCGTCGAAGGCTCTTGGCGCGTGTTCGACGGCGCGTGGCAGGACGCCTGATTGATGCATCGGTTCCAGCGCCAAGCGCGGGTCGCCAGAAACAGGGAGCGGGCGCCCTTTCGGGCGCCCGCGGGAGAACCTCACGCAGGTGATGAGTCTACTGGCCGGGGATGAGCGCAGCGATCCACTTGCCGGCTTCGACCTTGTAGACCGTGATGGCCTTGTTTGTCGTGTCGCCGTTCTTGTCGAACGCAATCTTGCCGGTGACGCCATCGACACTGGTCGCGGCAACGTTGGCGATGATCTCTTCGCGGGCGGCCGGGCCGGTGACCGCCGCGGCACCCTTGTCCTTGGCCGCCTTGACGATGGCGCCAATCAGTACGTTAGCGGCATCGTAGGAGTAGGCGTCGTACGCGCCGATCTCCTTGCCGGGGAACATCTTGGTGTAGGCCGCCTGGAACTCCTGGGCCTTCGGCAGCTTGTCGGTCGGCAAACCGACCGAGGTGCACAGGTCTCCGTCAGCGTTGCCAGCCAAGGCGATGTACTGAGGGTCGAACAGACCGTCGCCGCCCATCATCGGGGCCTTGACCGAGCCGTTCTTCAGCTGCTTGGAGAGCAGCGCGCCGGCGTTGTAGACGCCGCCGTAGTAGACCAGATCGGGGTTGGCATCCTTGATCTTGCTGACCAGCGCGTTGAAGTCGCTGTCCTTGTCGGAGGTCTTCTCGGTGAGGACGACCTGGCCACCGTCAGCGACGAACTGCTTGGCGAACGCGGCAGCAAGACCGGCACCGTAGGGGGTCGAGTCGTCGATGACGACCGCCTTCTTGAAGCCGAACTTGTTGAAGGCGGCGTCGGCACCGGTCGGCCCTTGGACCGAGTCGATGGTGCAGACACGGAACACGTTATTCAGACCCTGCAGCGTAAGCGCCGGGTTGGTCGCGGCCGGGGAGATCATCGCGATCTTGGCCTCGTTGTAGACCTTGGACGCCGGGATTGTGACGCCGGAGTTCAGGTGGCCGACAACGCCGATGAGCTGGCGGTCGGAGGCGAAGGTGTTGGCGATCGTGACACCCGTCTTGGGGTCGCCCTGGTCGTCGCCGGGAATGCCGACGAACTTCAGGCCGGCGGCCTTGACGTCCGCGCTATCGTTGGCCTGCGCAAGCGCGAGTTCTACACCGCGCTGGATGCCCTGACCCTGGGCGACCGAGCCCGCGGTCAACGGGGCGCCGATACCGATGTGGACCTCGGTGGACGAACCGCCACCGGACGAGTTTGAAGCCGAGCCACCACTCGAGCACCCACCAAGCATGAGCGCCGCCAGGGCCAACGCAACGACTGCGCTGCCCGCAAGCATCTTCCCTACACGCATAGCTCCTCCTGTCACAACTTCGTTTGCATGAACTGTGTCACGGGCGGCAGATGTCCCATGACACAACGCATGGGAGCGTACGGTAGCGCGGAGATTGCATACAGTGGCAAGGGTGGTGTGCGTGGCGGCTCTTTCGCATGAATCGAAATGCGCCATTGGCGAGTGACTTCCGATTCGTCGGCGTGTGGCTTTGCCCACCTGGTACGCGAACGGAGCGCCCCGAAAGGCGCCCCGCAGATGCCGTGCAGACGATGCTTGGACTACTCGCCGAGGTACGCCTTGCGCACGTCTTCGTTGTTGAGAAGATCCGTGCCGCTGCCCTGAAGCTTGATCTCGCCGGTCTCCAGAACGTAGCCGCGGTCGGCAATCGACAGCGCCATGTGAGCGTTCTGCTCGACCAACAGAATCGGGATACCAGCGGCGTGCAGTTTGCCGATCGTCTCGAAGATGAGTTCGACGACGACTGGCGCCAAGCCCATGGATGGCTCGTCGAGCATGAGTAGCTTCGGGCTGGACATGATGCCGCGGCCCATGGCCAGCATCTGCTGCTCTCCGCCTGAAAGCGTGCCGCCCTTCTGGGCGATGCGCTCCTTCATGCGGGGAAAGAGCTCGAAGACGCGTTCCAAGTCCTCCGCTATCGCGTCCTTGTCCTTGCGCAGAAACGCGCCCATCTCGAGGTTTTCCTTGACCGTCATGCGCGGGAAGATGCGCCGACCCTCGGGAACCTGGATGACGCCCTTGGCGGTGACTACGTGCGTCGGCTTGCCCTGGATGGCCTCGCCGTTGTAGACGATCGTGCCTTCTTTGGGTGAAAGCTGGCCCGAGATGGTCTTCAGCGTCGTGGACTTGCCGGCCCCGTTGGCACCGATCAGTGTGACGATCTCGCCCTCGCTGACCTCAAGCGAGATTCCTTTGAGCGCGTGAATCTTGCCGTAGTAAGTGTTGAGGTTGTCGATCTTCAGAAGCGGCTCAGCCATTTGCGGGCTCCTCCTCGGCGGCGACGTCGGCTGCGACGGCCGTTGCAACGGGGGCGGCTGAGGCAGCTGTGGCCGCAACCTTGGCGTCCTCGGCGGCCTTGACCAGCGCTTCGGCGCCGGCGCCCAGATACGCCTCGATGACCTTGGGGTCGCGCTGGATCTCGGCGGGCAATCCTTGGGCGATCAGCTCGCCGAAGTCCAGAACGTAGATGCGGTCCGCGAGGTCCATGACGACCTTCATGTCGTGCTCGATCAGCAGAATCGTCACGCCTAGGGCGCGTACCTTGCGCACGAGGCCGTTGAGCGCCTGAGACTCCTGTGGGTTCATGCCGGCCGCTGGCTCGTCGAGCAGAAGCAGGGTGGGCTCGGCGGCAAGCGCGCGCGCGATCTCCAGACGGCGCTGGTCGCCGTACGGGAGGTTCTTCGCGAGCTCGTTGGCGACCTTGCCCAGACCGACGAACTTCAGCCGCGCGTAGGCCTCTTCGACCGTCTTCTCTTCTTCGGCCTTGAAGGCCGGGGTGCGGAAGATGGCTCCGAGCGTCGAGGCCTTGGTTTGCGTGTGCCGACCGACCATGACGTTCTCGAGCGCCGTCATGTTCTGGAACAACCGAATGTTCTGGAAAGTTCGAGTGATTCCGAGCCTTGCGATCAGATGCGGCTTCTTGCCGCCGACAGGCTCACCCTTAAACGTCAGGGTGCCCTGTGTAGGCGTGTAGATTCCGGTCAGCATGTTGAAGAACGTCGTCTTGCCGGCGCCGTTTGGGCCGATGAGCGCGACGATCTCACCTTCATCGATATGCAGCGTCACGTCGTTGACGGCCTTGAGGCCGCCAAACTGCATCGTGGCGTTCTGTGCGTCTACCAGGCGTGCCATGTAAGTAACCTCTCTCGCGCCCGAGTGGTCTCGAGCTAGAACTGGCCGCTATCGTGCTGGGCGTCGTAGAGCG contains the following coding sequences:
- a CDS encoding branched-chain amino acid ABC transporter substrate-binding protein, which produces MRVGKMLAGSAVVALALAALMLGGCSSGGSASNSSGGGSSTEVHIGIGAPLTAGSVAQGQGIQRGVELALAQANDSADVKAAGLKFVGIPGDDQGDPKTGVTIANTFASDRQLIGVVGHLNSGVTIPASKVYNEAKIAMISPAATNPALTLQGLNNVFRVCTIDSVQGPTGADAAFNKFGFKKAVVIDDSTPYGAGLAAAFAKQFVADGGQVVLTEKTSDKDSDFNALVSKIKDANPDLVYYGGVYNAGALLSKQLKNGSVKAPMMGGDGLFDPQYIALAGNADGDLCTSVGLPTDKLPKAQEFQAAYTKMFPGKEIGAYDAYSYDAANVLIGAIVKAAKDKGAAAVTGPAAREEIIANVAATSVDGVTGKIAFDKNGDTTNKAITVYKVEAGKWIAALIPGQ
- a CDS encoding ABC transporter ATP-binding protein, with product MAEPLLKIDNLNTYYGKIHALKGISLEVSEGEIVTLIGANGAGKSTTLKTISGQLSPKEGTIVYNGEAIQGKPTHVVTAKGVIQVPEGRRIFPRMTVKENLEMGAFLRKDKDAIAEDLERVFELFPRMKERIAQKGGTLSGGEQQMLAMGRGIMSSPKLLMLDEPSMGLAPVVVELIFETIGKLHAAGIPILLVEQNAHMALSIADRGYVLETGEIKLQGSGTDLLNNEDVRKAYLGE
- a CDS encoding ABC transporter ATP-binding protein; the encoded protein is MARLVDAQNATMQFGGLKAVNDVTLHIDEGEIVALIGPNGAGKTTFFNMLTGIYTPTQGTLTFKGEPVGGKKPHLIARLGITRTFQNIRLFQNMTALENVMVGRHTQTKASTLGAIFRTPAFKAEEEKTVEEAYARLKFVGLGKVANELAKNLPYGDQRRLEIARALAAEPTLLLLDEPAAGMNPQESQALNGLVRKVRALGVTILLIEHDMKVVMDLADRIYVLDFGELIAQGLPAEIQRDPKVIEAYLGAGAEALVKAAEDAKVAATAASAAPVATAVAADVAAEEEPANG